The region gggagaatgcaagtaaaGTGTGTTgatctatgtgtatttgtatgttatgtgtgatttcatgtgtttatgtggtgaATATATGCTAAAAAGGAAGAATATTCGAGATCTATAGTAAAAGAAGGATAAATATGGGTTCTAGAATGTACTACACTCAACAAGTTAAGAAAACTACCATATAAGGTTCATAATAAACATgttacaacataaaactcattattGGGCTATTTTTGTCAATTAAGCAAAAGTTGGGAAAAAGGTTGTCATTTACGGTTTTTACAAGGTCCAAGAggtcaaaacagttaaaatataagtatttatgAACATTATGCTTTtccaaggactaaaaatgaaaaatgtagcctattgggctaaaattttgggcttttcggcccataggcCCAAATTTGCGACAGATATGGtttttaaggggctgaaatggTAAATTTCCTAAAAACAGTGGGTAGAAAAGTAAATAAATCCATTTCAAGGGCTAAAAATGTTTTGTTATCAAAGAAAAAGGActaaaaattttaagtttttggattttgggtcaaatttgtaaaaattgcgaaaagttTGGATTATAAGCGCAAACCTTTTACTAAAGGGGCTGCAACTGCCAAAATTAAATTTTGGGCTGAAAACATGATTTTAATTAAGTATTTGGGCAAAAAATGTCTAGAAAGATAGTTCAAGGACTTAATATGTCATTTCTCACAaagagggactaaaattgtcatttatATCAAAAGAAGGGGCTAAATCGGTCAACCAATATTTCTGGGTCAATTATGTTAACATTAAAATAATTGAGTCGATGTATACAAGATTTTTTTATAACCTATGAATTTAAGtggaaacatatatatatatatatatatatatatatatatatatatatatatatatatatatatatatatatatatatagagagagagagagagagagagagagagagaggtaggttaaaatgtttttcacatctattgtgtgctagattgcacaaatagaaatttagtattaattatatgtatattaaatgctatccatacttataactcatttttatggaaactaattaaattcgtcattaatgtcaacaataatattctttcagaataaattcatatatagaagaatgagagtgtattgtagcagaatgagagtgtattctagtagaatacactctcgttcttcatattccatacaactttattgtattttaagtgattgagtcttgaaacaaagtacgaactcatatataaaaacctagatgcaaattcattatgaaagaatgttattgctggcaTTAACGacggatttaattagttttcataaaaagagaattataattatggatatcatttaatacacatataattatggaaatcatttaatatctataattatttaatttactaaatttctattgttgcattctagcacataataaatgtaaaaaacaaaataacctatatatatatatatatatatatatatatatatatatatatatatatatatatatatatatatatatatatatatattctttataaATCTATATCGTTATAAAACGATTGGCGAATATTACGACATTCCGATTAAACAAACCTTACGACACTAATACTATACAaaatgatatgtgcataattagttaattattagtatacatttttattcatttttaactaattatgtgaataatatggacaaaaggtacttaatattgtttaaattttgttttcagtccaaaagatatgcttgggagtgaaagggaGCAAGGGAAAGCAATTaaagaccaaagaatgaagattgaggaacaaaagtccatctactcggcgagtacacgcgcctactcggtgagtccaactGAATATTCCAAAAGATAGCCACGACTCTTGATCTAAGACGGATAACaacgagtctactcggcgagttgggtgttctactcgccgagtaccccctgttttgagatatctataaaaatcgAACCTTTATCCGAGGGGAACATACTTTTGGCGATTTTGGAAGATCCTTCTGCGATTAAGAGCACTGGAAGACGCTGAGGAATTCTAATCTCCaaccttttgaagaattgaagcaactaggttaatcattccacttaagCTTTAGGATTTGATGATGTCTAATCTAGTTGAACttgtttttgtgtgtgattttactgcaactatgaactaatttcgtttttgtttctgtttgaggaataccaaggaactcctatggtttaattcttagttttgattaattgtttattggtgatctattaaattaagtttgttaaagacccttatgcattaatcatgattattttctgttaattggaagacaattaagctgcatgaacatctcttagttgttaacctcatatgtctatgtgaacaccaattcatatgcttaggaataatgattatgaaactaagattaataagacaataattagattaatgtgtgagcttgtttgagaaaccatcaaacaagaggttaattgatttACTAAATTGATTcaccactacaaatcttatttaatccaaatcattaatctacggaattaattagtttaaacatttgatcaccgcttaaattaattaattgtctaagggCTAAGAGTAATGAACATTAACCTAACCACTTtaattggtagccaataacaattaatctatcataaatacaaataaccataggagtgaattggttgaacctgaacaaaaacatctttatcaaatttggtgaattagttgtttgttttagtcatttagttaattaagtgttgCCTAAGTTTCTAGACTTgcaaaactagaagaaaaaccttttactttcattagttgttttagttaaaattagttgttagtttaattttccgttccctgagttcgacaccttacttactaaactataccactaaaagacaggttcactgcctttgtgtgctaaatatattaataaaagtagggaataaaacaagtgcattttacacacatcaagtttttggcgccgctGCCGGGGAACAGTTCTAAATAATTAATCTAATACCTAattttttcgatcctttgtgtgagtttacttgcATAAAGTTACTTTATTATAGTTTAGTAGTCAGTAATTAGGTCTTAGCAtctattttagtttttaatatttagttataattttttcaaaaacacaatggtactcgccgagtgcagtcgcatctactcggcgagtacaaacGTAATCAGCAGTaaatttttgattatttttagtacgatttttttgttctttttacgctttTATTGTGTTTATTTCAGgactttcatgaccagaggatcaaaCACCCCGCTGGTACCCCCATTTGAAGATCCCGAAACTGCATTGAAAAGAAGCAAGGGAAAGGACGTGGAGAGTTCAAGTACACCAAAGAGATCAACCTTGTCCAATTTAAagactgtttttgggaaaaagaagatcagcaaatcaggagcatccaacgCTTCCTTAGTAATCGACGAACCGGCTAAGGAggatatcgagtacgagaccgaggaagaagaggacCCGACATATGAGCACGAAACCGAGTCCGAGGAAGAGTTAGCTGtcacaatggctaacattgatgaaatccccatgggagaatggaagaagaggatgcgagacgacactggcccgggacttgtgcaatccgcaattcccgcgactgctaccttcgagctaaagggtcatatcctagctttaataaaggaaatacctttttatggaaaagaccatgaagatgcctacaaacatttggatgaagtcaatgatgtagctgattacttcaatgttccaaatgtgccccgcgagactcagctacttcgtatgcttccggtgacattcaaaggtgctgcaaaacactggctcaagtcacttccccccggatcagtcaccacttgggccaagatgaaagaagaattcattgatcacttttgcccaccttccaagatagccaagttgaagaaggccattgctaactttgaacaacaagctggagagtcgCTATTCGGGTGGGTTGTGAAAACTGCAATGGGCCTCACCTCACTAGAGACTGTGATTTAGATGAAAATGGCAACAAGAAGGTGCAAGCGTGTTACTCAAGTGGAGAccgatatgatgaagactggcgcaaacaaaagaaagattggctcccttatgaagagtacaagaaagCCAAGGAAGAAAGGTTTAGGCAAAAAGGGAGAGGGTTctaccaaaaggaggagccggtGCAAGAAAGGAAGCCAAGCTTGGAAGAAATGCTCACAAAATTTGTAGCTGCTTCAGAAAAAAAGACATAGTGACCATGATGCTGCAATTCAAGAAACAAGGACTATGCTAAGGAACCAGCAAGCATCTATTCACAATATAGAGACACAGCTtgggcaacttgctcaacaaatcaaccaaaggTCACCGGACGAACTTCCTAGCAAAACTGAAAATAACCCACGAGGCGCGCAAATAAACATTGTcacaacaagaagtgggaagataatCACTCCCCTGTCACCTATTTAAACTGAGTCATCCAAGAAATCACAGAAGGAGGAGGCAGAAAAGCAAGCAGAAAACCAAGAAACACGCTCTGacagtcctactcgccgagtaccacgtatggactcggcgagtacatcacgAAATCCCACTACACAGATTCCTAAAAAACTTTACCAGCCTCCCATGCCATACCCAACCCGAGCTAAGAAAGAGAAGCAGGAAGAGGAGTATCAGAATTTTCTAGATCACATCAAGACTCCTCAAATCAACATACCATTCACTGAAGCCGTCATGCAAATGCCCAAATATGCAAAGTTCCGTAAGGAACTTCTCACCAATAGAAAGAAGATGGAAGAAGTGCAGAAGGTGGTACTCAATGAAAACTGCTCAGCTGCTATGCTAAATAAGCTACCAAAGAAGAAAGGCGACCCGGGGAGCTTGACCTTACCCAACCAATTTGGCAACTTGACCATCATTCCTGCCTTAGCCGATTCGGGAGCAAGTGTGAATCTAATGCCATATTCGTTCTTCAAGAAGTTGGATCTCTCGGAACCAAGGCCAATTCGCATGGCAATACACTTGGCAAACAAAACAGTCACCTTTCCAAGAGGCATATGCGAAGACATACTAGTCAAGGTGGACAAATTCGTCTTTCCCGCTGATTTTATTATTCTAGACATGGAGGCGGATCCATAAGTGccaatcatccttggaagaccCTTCCTCAACACAGCAAGTGCCATAGTAGACATGAGGGACTCAAAGCTCACCTTGAGGGTAGGAGAAGATTCAGTCACATTCGGAGTGGACCAAGCCATGAAGTATTCAAGGAATAGTGACGACACGACATTCTCAATCGATATGTTAGATGAATTACCGGAGGAAGGCATAGCTGAAGATTCCATCAAGTTCACAGTTGAGGATGAAGAATTTGATCCAGAAAAAGACTTGGTGGAAATTGAAAGACTG is a window of Lactuca sativa cultivar Salinas chromosome 1, Lsat_Salinas_v11, whole genome shotgun sequence DNA encoding:
- the LOC111916509 gene encoding uncharacterized protein LOC111916509 → MPYPTRAKKEKQEEEYQNFLDHIKTPQINIPFTEAVMQMPKYAKFRKELLTNRKKMEEVQKVVLNENCSAAMLNKLPKKKGDPGSLTLPNQFGNLTIIPALADSGASVNLMPYSFFKKLDLSEPRPIRMAIHLANKTVTFPRGICEDILVKVDKFVFPADFIILDMEADP